The Sulfolobus islandicus Y.N.15.51 sequence AGTTTCATTGCTTTTCACCCGAAATTATAAATATTGGATTTCTCGTCATCATTGCAGTACCTACTTTTGTTTTCATACCTTTTGCAATAATTACCTCCGTTATCTCTAAATTTATGAATCCAATGTTCTCCATCGCAGATATGGCATTATTTACAGTTTCCAATAGTATAGCGTCAATAACTACTCTTCCACCTTTTTTTATTATTTCCCAAGAGGCCGATATAATTTCCTTAATTTTCTCTGATCCACCTCCTATGAAAATCCTATCGAATTTCTCATTAATCGTAAACAATATCTCCGGCGCTTCACCTTTTATGAGTACTATGTTGTTTAAAACTCCAAACTTTTCTGCATTTCTCCTAGTTAAGTTAATAGCTTTTTCCTCCTTATCTACACCGTAAACCTTCCCAGTACTTCCAACCAGTAATGAAGCCTCTACAGTAACGCTACCCGTTCCACATCCAATATCTAAGATCATATCACCTTTTCTTATCCTCAATTTGGATAAAGCCAAAGCCCTTATCTCCTCTTTAGTCATTGGTATTTCCTCATCCCTTTCAAAGAAGTTATCTGGAATCCCTGGTATAACGTATTTCCATTCCATTTAACATCCCACCCTACTCAAAGATTCACCATCGTAATCGAAGATAATTACGCAGAAGTTTATATCACCATTAAAACTTTTTATCCTACTCAATATTTTCTCGGCTACAATTTTCATCACTTTCCTTCTCTGCTCTTTTGTCATATACGTGAAAGCTTCCTCCACTGATAGAGCGTTTGTTATTTTAGTCAGCACATCGTAGGGGAGTCCTGCTAGAACTGAAGCATGGGTTAATGATTCCAGTCTAGCGTCACCTTGTGAATAATGAGTGTTAAAAATGCCTGCATATACTTTAAGAAGTTTT is a genomic window containing:
- the cbiT gene encoding precorrin-6Y C5,15-methyltransferase (decarboxylating) subunit CbiT, producing the protein MEWKYVIPGIPDNFFERDEEIPMTKEEIRALALSKLRIRKGDMILDIGCGTGSVTVEASLLVGSTGKVYGVDKEEKAINLTRRNAEKFGVLNNIVLIKGEAPEILFTINEKFDRIFIGGGSEKIKEIISASWEIIKKGGRVVIDAILLETVNNAISAMENIGFINLEITEVIIAKGMKTKVGTAMMTRNPIFIISGEKQ